The Trichocoleus desertorum ATA4-8-CV12 genome includes a window with the following:
- a CDS encoding ABC transporter ATP-binding protein, whose translation MIEVEQLSKVYGSTPAIQDVTFAVEPGEILGFLGPNGAGKTTTMRILTGYLPATSGSARVAGYDVYEDSMAVRQRIGYLPETPPLYPEMTVEGFLYFVARIKGVSAGDRSRQVQSALERCSLVEKRKTLIRKLSKGFRQRVGIAQAIVHDPPAIILDEPTVGLDPRQIIEVRNLIKNLAGTHTVILSTHILPEVSMTCNRVAIINRGRVVATNSPENLMAQLNAGSGYELEVNGNVDILQQLVQPISGVRLVEPIQIEDVADQAPTPQRCRVRVVAEADSDPGRDIAAVIVGAGLGLYEMRRTKASLEDVFLQLTMTEDKALEPSAEEFESQPEAEPVIEDAPVVSSAVVPEPAESEEA comes from the coding sequence ATGATTGAAGTTGAACAGTTGAGCAAGGTTTACGGCTCAACCCCTGCGATTCAAGATGTGACATTTGCGGTAGAACCGGGAGAAATCTTGGGTTTTCTGGGGCCAAACGGGGCTGGAAAGACCACCACCATGCGGATTCTGACTGGCTACCTACCTGCAACGAGTGGGAGTGCGCGAGTCGCGGGCTACGATGTCTACGAAGATTCGATGGCGGTGAGACAACGCATTGGCTATCTGCCTGAAACTCCCCCGCTCTATCCAGAAATGACGGTGGAGGGGTTCCTCTATTTTGTAGCTCGGATTAAGGGAGTGAGTGCTGGCGATCGCTCTCGGCAAGTCCAATCGGCTCTGGAACGTTGCAGCCTGGTTGAGAAACGCAAAACCTTAATTCGCAAGCTGTCTAAAGGCTTTCGTCAACGAGTTGGCATTGCCCAGGCGATCGTTCATGACCCTCCAGCGATTATTTTGGATGAGCCAACGGTAGGCTTAGACCCTCGCCAAATTATTGAAGTGCGTAATTTAATCAAGAACTTAGCAGGGACTCATACAGTAATTCTCTCCACGCATATCTTGCCTGAGGTCAGCATGACCTGTAATCGCGTCGCCATTATTAATCGAGGGCGAGTTGTAGCAACGAACAGTCCAGAAAACCTGATGGCGCAGCTCAATGCTGGATCCGGGTATGAGCTGGAGGTGAATGGTAACGTAGACATTTTGCAACAACTGGTACAACCAATTTCCGGCGTGCGCTTGGTGGAACCGATCCAAATCGAAGACGTAGCAGACCAGGCACCAACACCTCAGCGCTGTCGGGTGCGAGTGGTTGCTGAAGCCGATAGCGATCCGGGTCGCGATATTGCTGCTGTGATCGTAGGGGCAGGTTTAGGTCTTTACGAAATGCGACGGACTAAGGCCAGCCTAGAGGATGTGTTCTTGCAGCTAACGATGACCGAAGACAAAGCGCTGGAACCGAGCGCAGAAGAATTTGAATCTCAGCCAGAGGCAGAGCCAGTCATTGAGGACGCACCTGTGGTATCTAGTGCTGTCGTGCCTGAGCCAGCAGAATCGGAGGAAGCGTAA
- a CDS encoding ABC transporter permease, which yields MRVILSNIVAIYRKELQGYFASPLAYAIAGIFWLLSGFFFVIALQDTLQTAAAADQIGQPFDAAYALIQAFLGLMGVLSLFILPILSMGLYAEERKRGTLELLATSPVTNWVVSLGKLLGVLTFFITLVLPLLVYEAITLSAANPPVNPTLLLTGFGGLILMAAAVLSLGMFLSSLTESSILAAVLTFALVLFLWSIQAIATGIGGPVGEAIGHLSLLKHYGDLVRGVVNTSGLILFVSYIILGLFLTAQSIEALRFQRS from the coding sequence ATGCGGGTCATTCTTAGCAATATTGTGGCGATTTACCGCAAGGAGTTGCAGGGGTACTTTGCCTCTCCCTTGGCTTATGCGATCGCGGGCATCTTTTGGCTCTTATCAGGCTTTTTCTTTGTGATTGCCTTGCAAGACACTTTGCAAACTGCCGCCGCTGCGGATCAAATTGGGCAACCCTTTGATGCGGCTTATGCCTTGATTCAAGCTTTTTTAGGCTTGATGGGAGTTTTGTCTCTGTTCATTTTGCCAATTTTGTCGATGGGGCTTTACGCCGAGGAACGCAAGCGAGGCACATTAGAGCTGCTGGCTACCTCTCCCGTCACAAATTGGGTGGTTTCTCTAGGCAAGCTGCTGGGGGTTCTGACTTTTTTCATTACCTTAGTGCTGCCCTTACTAGTTTACGAAGCGATTACTTTGAGTGCCGCAAATCCTCCCGTAAACCCGACCCTATTGTTGACGGGATTCGGCGGCTTAATTCTGATGGCAGCGGCAGTGTTGTCTTTAGGTATGTTTCTATCTTCGTTGACCGAAAGTAGTATTTTGGCTGCCGTTCTGACATTTGCGCTGGTTTTGTTTCTCTGGTCGATCCAAGCGATCGCCACTGGCATAGGTGGCCCTGTCGGTGAGGCGATCGGTCATTTATCGTTGCTGAAGCACTACGGGGATTTAGTTCGCGGCGTAGTTAACACTAGCGGCTTAATTTTATTTGTCAGCTACATTATTTTGGGACTCTTTTTGACCGCCCAGTCTATTGAAGCGTTAAGATTTCAGCGCTCTTAA
- a CDS encoding amidohydrolase → MVSTSLSPLPVDQSRIRPAIQSLQPQLVEWRRRLHQRPELGFREKLTAEFVAQKLTEWGIDHQTGIAQTGIVATIAGTKATSEAIQNPKSKIQNQKVLAIRADMDALPIQEENEVPYRSQHDGLMHACGHDGHTAIALGTAYHLSQHRGSFAGTVKIIFQPAEEGPGGAQPMIEAGVLQNPTVDAIVGLHLWNNLPLGTVGVRTGALMAAVELFRCTIQGRGGHGAIPHQTIDSIVVSAQIVNALQTIVARNVNPIDSAVVTVGELHAGTATNVIAASAKMSGTVRYFNPALAGFFSQRIEQIIAGICQSHGASYELNYQSLYPPVINDGAIADLVRSVAENVVEAEVGIVPECQTMGGEDMSFFLQQVPGCYFFLGSANIHKGLAYPHHHPRFDFDETALGMGVEIFARCVEKFCV, encoded by the coding sequence ATGGTTTCTACTTCTTTAAGCCCACTTCCCGTCGATCAATCTCGGATTCGGCCAGCTATTCAGTCGTTGCAACCCCAGCTAGTAGAGTGGCGCAGACGGCTACACCAGCGACCAGAACTAGGCTTTCGTGAGAAACTAACGGCAGAATTTGTGGCCCAAAAGCTAACTGAATGGGGCATTGACCATCAAACCGGAATTGCCCAAACCGGAATCGTCGCTACGATCGCAGGTACCAAAGCGACTTCCGAAGCAATCCAAAATCCAAAATCCAAAATCCAAAATCAGAAAGTTTTGGCGATCCGGGCCGACATGGATGCCCTACCAATCCAAGAAGAAAATGAGGTGCCCTACCGATCGCAACATGATGGCTTGATGCATGCCTGTGGTCACGATGGACATACCGCGATCGCTCTTGGCACTGCCTACCATCTCTCTCAACATCGAGGTAGCTTTGCGGGTACGGTAAAAATTATTTTTCAACCCGCCGAAGAAGGCCCAGGCGGCGCACAGCCCATGATTGAGGCAGGAGTGCTGCAAAACCCAACGGTTGATGCGATCGTGGGTCTGCACCTGTGGAATAACTTGCCGCTAGGAACGGTTGGTGTAAGAACTGGGGCACTGATGGCAGCTGTAGAACTATTTCGTTGCACCATTCAAGGTCGAGGCGGACACGGTGCCATTCCCCACCAAACTATAGACTCAATTGTAGTTAGTGCTCAAATCGTCAACGCTCTGCAAACCATTGTTGCCCGCAACGTCAACCCGATTGATTCCGCAGTAGTGACCGTGGGAGAACTCCATGCAGGCACCGCCACCAATGTCATCGCGGCCTCAGCCAAAATGAGCGGCACGGTACGTTACTTCAATCCAGCACTAGCAGGCTTTTTCAGTCAGCGGATTGAGCAGATTATTGCAGGGATTTGTCAAAGTCATGGAGCCAGCTACGAGTTGAATTATCAATCTCTGTACCCGCCTGTGATTAATGATGGGGCGATCGCAGACCTGGTTCGTTCTGTGGCGGAAAATGTAGTTGAGGCAGAGGTGGGCATTGTTCCAGAATGCCAAACAATGGGTGGTGAAGATATGTCCTTCTTCTTGCAGCAAGTTCCTGGTTGCTACTTCTTCCTCGGTTCCGCCAATATTCACAAAGGCTTAGCCTACCCCCACCACCATCCCCGCTTCGACTTTGACGAAACCGCTTTAGGTATGGGCGTAGAAATTTTTGCCCGCTGCGTTGAGAAATTTTGTGTTTAA
- a CDS encoding Gldg family protein: protein MKQIPTTWKSFKQSWQWLFWAGPVLVVIGLSAGAVSGNWGAVPVGLTIAGIVLIGVWLVLQSQPGSGFWGRRSTQASTNALLSTLAVVVILGLINFLGVRYANQIDLTENQLYTLAPQSQAILRRLPQPVKVWVFMDPNSPNPNSGPTQALLDQYKRQSRQFNFELVDPQAQPGLAQSFGIQDVGDVYLEAGQKRQFLQNLKSERLVEGRLTNAIEQITSDRQAKIYFLQGHGESPLEGSQGGLAQAKALLQEKNFVSEPLNLVEQLTVPEDAAAVVVAGPKQALFDKEVRELNAYLQQGGSVLLMIDPNVDPKLDSLLKNWGVTLDNRLAINASAQQTVEFGPAAPVVNQYGDHPITKDFGNRYSIYPIARPIQMTPIPGVQETPLLVTSPESWAESEPKNQNLEFNPGSDRQGPLMLGVALSKTAQPTTPTQPSPSPSPVASPSASPIASPSPSPSPSPTTSEADKKPSEARLVVVGNSRFATDGLFGQQLNGDVFLNSVSWLSKRDDQVLSIRPKEDKNRRITMTAQQANLVGWLSLAILPLLGFGAAGVMWWQRR, encoded by the coding sequence ATGAAACAAATTCCTACCACCTGGAAATCGTTCAAGCAATCTTGGCAATGGCTCTTCTGGGCTGGGCCAGTACTGGTAGTTATAGGCTTATCAGCCGGAGCTGTGTCTGGAAATTGGGGTGCTGTGCCTGTCGGTCTGACGATCGCTGGCATCGTGTTGATTGGTGTATGGTTAGTGCTACAAAGCCAACCAGGTTCTGGGTTTTGGGGCAGACGCTCGACTCAAGCCAGTACCAATGCACTCCTCTCAACTTTGGCAGTTGTGGTCATCCTCGGTTTGATTAATTTCCTAGGAGTCCGCTATGCCAACCAGATTGATCTGACTGAAAACCAACTTTATACCCTCGCTCCCCAGTCACAGGCGATCTTGAGACGCTTGCCCCAACCTGTGAAAGTTTGGGTATTTATGGACCCGAACAGTCCTAATCCGAACTCTGGGCCAACTCAAGCTTTGCTAGATCAATATAAGCGTCAATCCAGACAATTTAATTTCGAGCTGGTTGATCCGCAAGCCCAACCAGGATTAGCGCAATCTTTTGGCATTCAGGATGTGGGCGATGTTTATCTTGAGGCAGGCCAAAAACGTCAGTTTCTGCAAAACCTCAAGAGCGAGCGTTTGGTGGAAGGGCGGCTCACTAATGCGATTGAGCAGATCACGAGCGATCGCCAAGCGAAAATTTATTTCTTGCAAGGTCATGGGGAGTCTCCCTTAGAGGGGAGCCAAGGGGGTTTAGCTCAAGCCAAGGCTTTGTTGCAGGAGAAAAACTTTGTTAGTGAACCCCTGAACTTGGTGGAACAACTGACTGTGCCTGAGGATGCGGCAGCTGTGGTCGTGGCTGGCCCTAAGCAAGCTTTGTTTGACAAAGAAGTCAGAGAGCTGAACGCTTATTTGCAACAGGGGGGTAGTGTCTTGCTGATGATTGACCCCAATGTAGATCCGAAGCTAGACAGCTTGCTGAAAAATTGGGGCGTGACGCTAGACAACCGACTTGCGATCAATGCTTCGGCTCAGCAAACGGTTGAGTTTGGCCCAGCGGCTCCTGTGGTGAACCAGTATGGCGATCACCCGATTACTAAAGATTTTGGCAATCGCTATTCGATTTATCCGATCGCAAGACCCATTCAAATGACTCCGATTCCTGGGGTGCAGGAAACTCCTTTGTTGGTGACGAGTCCTGAGAGTTGGGCAGAGAGTGAGCCTAAAAATCAAAACTTGGAGTTTAATCCGGGGAGCGATCGCCAAGGGCCTTTGATGTTGGGTGTCGCGCTAAGCAAGACGGCTCAGCCGACGACACCTACTCAGCCCTCTCCCTCACCTAGCCCAGTTGCTAGTCCATCGGCTTCTCCAATTGCCAGTCCGAGCCCTAGCCCTAGTCCTTCCCCAACCACTTCTGAAGCCGATAAAAAGCCATCTGAAGCTAGGTTGGTTGTGGTAGGTAATTCTAGGTTTGCTACGGATGGTTTGTTTGGTCAGCAGTTGAATGGCGATGTCTTCCTTAATTCGGTGAGTTGGCTCAGCAAGCGGGATGACCAGGTTTTATCGATTCGTCCGAAGGAGGACAAGAACCGTCGAATTACGATGACGGCGCAGCAGGCTAATTTGGTGGGTTGGTTGTCGCTGGCTATTTTGCCTTTACTGGGTTTTGGGGCTGCTGGGGTGATGTGGTGGCAGCGACGATAG
- the leuC gene encoding 3-isopropylmalate dehydratase large subunit: MSKGTLFDKVWDLHTVGILPSGQTQLFIGLHLIHEVTSPQAFAMLRDRGLKVLYPERTVATVDHIVPTENQARPFADSLAEEMMQSLEQNCAEHKIRFYNVGSGSQGIVHVIAPELGFTQPGMTIACGDSHTSTHGAFGAIAFGIGTSQVRDVLASQTLALAKLKVRKVEVNGPLKPGVYAKDVVLHIIRKLGVKGGVGYAYEFAGSTFEDMSMEERMTVCNMAIEGGARCGYVNPDAVTFEYLKGRDFAPKSEAWDKAVDWWQSLRSDADAEYDDVVVFDAADIAPTITWGITPGQGIAINELIPTPDTLPADEEAIAEEAYRYMDLQPGQPIQGTKVDVCFVGSCTNGRISDLREAAKFAQGRQVAEGVKAFIVPGSERVKLQAEVEGLDKIFVAAGFEWREPGCSMCLAMNPDKLEGRQLSASSSNRNFKGRQGSASGRTLLMSPAMVVAAAVTGKVSDVRELL; this comes from the coding sequence ATGAGCAAAGGCACACTCTTCGATAAAGTCTGGGATTTACACACCGTTGGAATTCTCCCCTCAGGCCAAACCCAACTGTTTATTGGTCTGCACCTAATTCACGAAGTCACCAGCCCTCAAGCTTTTGCCATGCTGCGCGATCGCGGCCTAAAAGTGCTGTATCCAGAGCGAACCGTAGCCACCGTAGACCACATCGTACCAACGGAGAACCAAGCACGTCCCTTTGCCGACAGCTTGGCCGAGGAAATGATGCAGTCCCTAGAGCAAAACTGTGCCGAGCATAAGATTCGTTTTTATAACGTTGGGTCTGGTAGTCAAGGCATTGTTCATGTAATTGCTCCAGAACTAGGCTTCACTCAACCAGGCATGACGATCGCTTGTGGAGATAGCCATACTTCCACCCACGGAGCTTTTGGCGCGATCGCCTTTGGCATTGGCACCAGCCAAGTGCGAGATGTGTTGGCTTCCCAAACATTGGCCCTCGCCAAGCTGAAGGTCCGTAAGGTTGAAGTCAATGGCCCCCTGAAGCCCGGAGTCTACGCCAAAGATGTTGTTCTGCACATCATTCGGAAACTAGGTGTCAAAGGTGGCGTAGGCTATGCCTATGAATTTGCGGGCAGCACCTTTGAGGACATGAGCATGGAAGAACGCATGACCGTCTGCAACATGGCAATCGAGGGTGGTGCCCGTTGTGGCTACGTCAACCCGGATGCAGTGACCTTTGAATATCTTAAAGGCCGCGATTTTGCGCCTAAGAGTGAAGCGTGGGATAAAGCTGTAGATTGGTGGCAAAGCCTGCGGAGTGATGCGGATGCCGAGTATGACGATGTTGTCGTGTTTGATGCAGCTGACATTGCCCCCACCATCACTTGGGGCATTACCCCCGGTCAAGGCATCGCCATTAACGAACTGATTCCCACACCCGACACCTTACCTGCTGACGAAGAAGCGATCGCGGAAGAAGCCTACCGCTATATGGATTTGCAACCAGGTCAGCCGATTCAAGGCACCAAAGTTGATGTCTGCTTTGTGGGTAGCTGCACCAACGGTCGGATCAGCGATTTACGCGAAGCCGCTAAGTTTGCCCAAGGGCGACAAGTTGCAGAAGGAGTTAAAGCTTTTATCGTTCCTGGCTCGGAGCGTGTGAAACTGCAAGCAGAAGTCGAAGGACTAGACAAGATTTTTGTCGCAGCAGGCTTTGAGTGGCGCGAACCTGGTTGCTCCATGTGCCTCGCGATGAACCCCGACAAACTCGAAGGCCGTCAGCTTAGCGCTTCCTCCTCCAACCGCAACTTCAAAGGTCGTCAAGGTTCGGCTTCTGGTCGTACTTTGTTGATGAGTCCCGCGATGGTGGTAGCCGCTGCCGTTACAGGAAAAGTTTCTGACGTTCGTGAATTACTGTAG
- a CDS encoding DUF4340 domain-containing protein — protein MKLKSKTLILLLLACGLGGFVYFYEIRGGGRGQEQQAQASGQQIFAFEESQVQALTLTTAGQTLEFVKTPSSVAKSGTSASLGPQTEKSTQKLTEKQSEAKQPQSQWLLKAPETGPANDASVAFLLSLLATGRSDRTIKAPATQKADFGLDQPTATIEVKLNNQKTHRFILGKPDFNQSFWYAQADPVASGTPELSVLLVSPDFNNAVSRPLSEWKATSEAPTPSPAASPATGNASPTPESDPAAGTASPSPESDPATDSASPTLSTSPDASVSPAPAPPTE, from the coding sequence ATGAAGCTGAAGTCGAAAACTTTGATTTTGCTCTTACTAGCTTGTGGGTTGGGGGGCTTTGTCTACTTTTATGAAATTCGTGGGGGTGGCAGGGGTCAAGAGCAGCAAGCGCAAGCGTCGGGTCAGCAGATTTTTGCCTTTGAGGAGTCGCAAGTTCAGGCTTTGACGCTAACAACAGCAGGGCAAACGCTGGAGTTTGTCAAAACCCCTTCTTCTGTGGCAAAGTCTGGTACGTCTGCATCTCTAGGCCCACAGACGGAGAAATCAACACAGAAACTAACAGAGAAGCAATCTGAGGCGAAGCAACCTCAGTCTCAATGGCTGTTGAAAGCGCCAGAAACGGGTCCGGCGAATGATGCTTCGGTGGCTTTTTTGCTGAGTTTGCTGGCAACTGGACGGAGCGATCGCACGATTAAAGCGCCTGCAACTCAGAAGGCTGACTTTGGCTTGGATCAACCCACAGCGACGATTGAGGTGAAGCTAAATAATCAGAAAACTCACCGTTTCATTTTGGGTAAGCCTGACTTTAATCAGAGCTTTTGGTACGCTCAAGCTGATCCAGTAGCTTCTGGTACGCCAGAGTTATCCGTTTTGTTAGTGTCTCCAGACTTTAACAATGCTGTGAGTCGCCCGCTCTCGGAGTGGAAAGCAACTTCAGAAGCTCCCACTCCATCTCCTGCTGCATCTCCTGCGACGGGGAATGCTAGCCCCACTCCTGAGTCCGATCCTGCGGCGGGGACTGCCAGCCCTAGCCCTGAGTCCGATCCTGCGACAGACAGTGCGAGTCCTACCCTGTCAACTAGTCCTGATGCCAGTGTCTCCCCTGCTCCTGCTCCTCCAACAGAATAG
- the purU gene encoding formyltetrahydrofolate deformylase, translating into MTSPTATLLISCPDQRGLVAKIANFIYANGGNIIHADQHTDFEAGLFLTRIEWQLEGFNLPRDLIGPAFNAIAQPLQANWRLHFSDTVPRMAIWVSRQDHCLFDLIWRQRAQEFAAEIPLIISNHPDLGAIAEQFGIDYHHIPISKEHKAEQENQQLALLQQYRIDLVVLAKYMQVLSADFISNFPQVINIHHSFLPAFAGANPYQRAYKRGVKIIGATSHYVTEDLDAGPIIEQDVVRVSHRDDVGDLIRKGKDLERVVLARAVRLHLENWVLVYSNRTVVFE; encoded by the coding sequence ATGACCAGTCCTACCGCTACTCTTTTAATTTCCTGTCCTGACCAAAGGGGACTCGTCGCAAAAATTGCCAATTTTATTTATGCCAATGGCGGTAATATTATTCATGCTGACCAGCATACCGATTTTGAAGCGGGGTTATTTCTGACGCGGATTGAGTGGCAACTAGAAGGGTTTAATTTACCCCGTGATCTAATTGGGCCTGCTTTTAATGCGATCGCTCAACCTTTACAAGCAAATTGGCGCTTACACTTTTCGGATACGGTGCCTCGGATGGCTATTTGGGTGAGCCGCCAAGACCATTGTTTGTTTGATTTAATTTGGCGACAACGGGCGCAAGAGTTTGCGGCTGAGATTCCGCTGATTATTAGCAACCACCCAGATTTGGGCGCGATCGCTGAGCAATTTGGTATCGATTATCATCACATTCCGATCAGCAAAGAGCATAAAGCGGAGCAAGAAAACCAGCAGCTAGCCTTACTGCAACAGTACCGGATTGATTTAGTGGTGCTAGCTAAGTACATGCAAGTTTTGAGCGCTGACTTTATCTCTAATTTTCCTCAAGTAATTAATATTCATCACTCTTTCTTGCCTGCTTTTGCGGGAGCCAATCCCTACCAACGGGCTTACAAGCGTGGGGTCAAGATCATTGGGGCTACATCTCACTACGTGACTGAAGACTTAGATGCAGGACCGATTATTGAGCAAGATGTTGTGCGAGTCAGCCATCGCGATGATGTGGGTGATTTAATCCGCAAGGGCAAAGACTTGGAGCGCGTGGTTTTGGCTAGAGCGGTGCGCCTACATCTAGAAAATTGGGTGTTGGTCTACAGCAATCGCACTGTTGTATTTGAGTAA
- a CDS encoding Uma2 family endonuclease yields MTSLTTTPQSTSIVYPSSDGELVAETYVHFYALLVTLEVLRQYLAGRQATVLANQFLYYAQGFPKLRVAPDVMVIFDVAPGGRDNYKIWEEGQVPSVIFELTSEGTREQDKIFKKTLYEQLGVQEYWLFDPKGEWIEGQLQGYRLRGDVYEPITDGRSEPLQLRLQPEGQFLTFYREDTGEKLLAPEELAQALAQSQTQIEAERLKAEQESQRADRLAAKLRALGIDPEAE; encoded by the coding sequence ATGACTTCTCTAACAACCACCCCACAATCCACAAGTATTGTTTACCCCAGTTCTGATGGTGAGCTTGTGGCCGAAACCTATGTGCATTTCTACGCCCTACTCGTCACCTTGGAAGTGTTGCGGCAATATTTAGCAGGTCGGCAAGCCACCGTTCTCGCTAACCAGTTTCTCTATTACGCCCAAGGTTTTCCCAAACTGCGAGTGGCTCCGGATGTCATGGTGATTTTTGATGTGGCTCCCGGTGGACGGGACAATTACAAAATCTGGGAAGAAGGCCAAGTGCCCTCGGTGATTTTTGAGTTAACTTCCGAAGGCACCCGTGAACAAGACAAAATTTTCAAAAAAACGTTGTACGAGCAGCTAGGCGTGCAAGAGTACTGGCTATTTGACCCCAAAGGGGAATGGATAGAAGGCCAACTTCAGGGCTATCGTCTCCGAGGAGATGTCTACGAACCCATTACGGATGGGCGCAGCGAACCTTTGCAATTGCGCTTACAACCAGAAGGCCAATTTCTCACGTTCTATCGCGAAGACACAGGCGAAAAACTATTAGCCCCTGAAGAACTGGCTCAAGCCCTAGCACAATCTCAAACTCAAATAGAAGCCGAAAGGCTGAAGGCAGAGCAGGAAAGCCAACGAGCCGATCGCCTAGCTGCCAAGTTACGAGCGCTTGGTATAGACCCCGAAGCCGAATAA
- the leuD gene encoding 3-isopropylmalate dehydratase small subunit — protein MSSEVKAVVGRGVPLIGNDIDTDRIIPARFLRCVTFDGLGAQVFADDRTQTQGQHPFDQPQYQGAKILAVNGNFGCGSSREHAPQALAKWGIQAIVGESFAEIFFGNCVALGVPCVMAAPEDAKQLQAAIATNPEAEVKVDLEAMQVQCGDLTIAVSMADGPRQMFTCGTWDACGQLVAQADHIRATAAQLPYIAWSASA, from the coding sequence ATGAGTAGCGAAGTTAAGGCAGTAGTAGGGCGGGGTGTGCCCCTCATTGGCAACGATATTGACACCGATCGCATTATTCCAGCGCGGTTTTTGCGCTGCGTCACCTTTGATGGTCTTGGCGCACAAGTATTCGCAGACGATCGCACCCAAACTCAAGGGCAGCATCCCTTTGATCAACCGCAGTATCAGGGAGCCAAGATTCTAGCCGTGAACGGCAACTTTGGTTGTGGATCGTCTCGTGAGCACGCACCGCAAGCCCTGGCTAAATGGGGTATCCAAGCGATCGTAGGTGAGAGCTTTGCCGAAATCTTCTTTGGCAACTGTGTGGCGCTGGGAGTACCTTGTGTGATGGCGGCTCCAGAAGACGCCAAGCAATTGCAAGCTGCGATCGCCACCAATCCAGAAGCCGAAGTCAAAGTAGACCTGGAAGCGATGCAAGTACAATGTGGCGACCTCACCATTGCAGTTTCTATGGCAGATGGACCGCGACAAATGTTCACCTGTGGCACTTGGGATGCTTGCGGTCAACTCGTTGCCCAAGCTGATCACATCCGAGCGACTGCGGCTCAACTACCTTATATTGCCTGGTCTGCAAGCGCTTAA